A portion of the Bombus pascuorum chromosome 8, iyBomPasc1.1, whole genome shotgun sequence genome contains these proteins:
- the LOC132909783 gene encoding ectonucleotide pyrophosphatase/phosphodiesterase family member 5-like, producing MNSVATFTSLLVMLISVKYGLPISPYPKLLVISYDAFRYDYFDKTPFMNELKHRGTYADYMMNIFVTKTFPNHHTMATGLYAETHGVVDNEFYEPASGNTTKYSYDLYHYDNRILPIWTVNQNAARQRRSGTMMWPGGIYEYQGIAPTFAQNFNETVPWEERIDTLISWFVHPIYPINFGLLYIEEPDYHGHAIGIKGPQFDDILRKLDNITRYLYSKIKYHGLHDLNVVHLSDHGMASVKLDRIIDLTKYINSSDYKFVGTSPGLHIFPNPGKEEMIYQTLKQAALKLKTFRVFKRDEIPKKYHYGNNTRVGPIFVIAEIGYAFQNLLDNIEYYKKKFNITVTSDSEFGLHGYDNEAIGMHPFFFANGPAFMPQCKLKPFNNLDLFPLFCEILDLQCPIGNGTISHLTKCLKKHQQFIIGNVGLQLIIPFTSFCVVVGGICIILYRMRQQIKKEFGKRYIAMHVKISSNV from the exons aTATGACTATTTTGACAAAACACCATTTATGAATGAACTGAAACATAGAGGCACATATGCGGATTACAtgatgaatatttttgtgaCAAAAACATTTCCTAACCATCATACAATGGCCACAGGATTGTATGCAGAAACACATGGAGTTgtagataatgaattttatgaacCTGCTTCAGGAAAtacaacaaaatattcatatgaTTTGTATCATTATGATAATAGAATTCTTCCTATTTGG ACTGTTAACCAAAATGCTGCTAGACAAAGAAGAAGTGGCACAATGATGTGGCCTGGTGGCATTTATGAATATCAAGGAATCGCCCCTACATTTGCTCAG aATTTTAATGAGACTGTACCTTGGGAAGAAAGAATTGATACCTTGATATCATGGTTTGTACATCCTATATATCCAATAAATTTTGGATTATTATACATTGAAGAGCCAGATTATCATGGCCATGCGATTGGAATAAAAGGACCTCAATTTGATGATATTCTTAGGAAGTTAGATAATATAACTAGGTATCTTTACAGTAAGATAAAATACCATGGTTTACATGATCTTAATGTTGTTCATCTGAGCGATCATGGAATGGCGTCTGTTAAGTTAGACAGGATAATAGATCTAACAAAGTATATTAACAGCTCTGATTACAAATTTGTTGGTACCTCACCAGGATTACACATTTTTCCTAATCCTG GTAAAGAAGAAATGATTTATCAAACATTGAAGCAAGCAGCATTGAAATTGAAGACGTTTAGAGTTTTCAAAAGGGACGAAATTCCTAAGAAATATCACTATGGAAATAATACTCGCGTTGGTCCTATCTTTGTCATTGCTGAAATTGGATATGCATTTCAAAATCTCCTTGATAACatagaatattataagaaaaagtTCAATATTACAG TAACCAGTGATTCAGAATTTGGTCTTCATGGCTATGATAATGAGGCTATAGGAATGCATCCTTTCTTCTTCGCAAATGGTCCTGCATTTATGCCTCAGTGCAAACTCAAACCTTTTAATAATCTAGATTTATTTCCGCTATTTTGTGAAATACTCGATCTACAATGTCCCATAGGGAATGGTACTATATCACATCTAACCAAGTGTCTTAAGAAACATCAACAGTTTATCATAGGAAATGTGGGGCTGCAATTGATAA TTCCTTTCACTTCATTCTGTGTGGTAGTTGGAGGAATATGCATAATACTGTATAGGATGAGacagcaaataaaaaaagaatttggcAA GAGATATATTGCGATGCATGTAAAAATATCAAGCAAtgtatga